In one Zymoseptoria tritici IPO323 chromosome 10, whole genome shotgun sequence genomic region, the following are encoded:
- a CDS encoding glutamine--tRNA ligase: MADAPEEPKVSKRAAEKEAKKAAARAKKEASKSAAPNTTAAVPSKPAEAVDPFKTGWLKGVYNEKPVTDVVTRFPPEPNGYLHIGHAKAITVSFGFAKSYGGQCNLRFDDTNPAKEEEQFFTSIKDMVSWLGFKPARVTYSSDEFDQLYELAEELIRRDKAYVCFCSAAEVKARRGGPEHGPRSVCADWSASPDTNLAEFRKMRDGDYEAGTAHLRMKQYLGTSNPAMWDVAAYRVKKENYHHRTGVKWKIYPTYEFTHCLVDSFEGITHSLCTVEFETLRPAYNWLLEALDHKLPGSDEKGPMQREYGRLNVEGTILSKRRIAMLVNAGARSIPPVVRDWNDPRLFTLVALRRRGVPPGALKKFVLDLGVTKANANTMTHNLDATIRTYLERTVPRLMLVLDPIKVVIENLADDYLEEREVPFDPKDPAKGSHKVPFTKVIYIDRDDFREEDDPDFFRLAPGKSVGLLHAEHPLRCLSFSKNAATGKVAEIKAEYGSSVPAGKARIHWVGESASHKSPVRAECRLFNPLFKTPKPNELDWKTGGYYDNVNPDSEVVFADAMVECGFREIQERAPWPKTDGETTANADKSSVRFQGLRTAYFAEDSDSTADKVVLNRIVTLKEDAGKKA; this comes from the exons ATGGCGGACGCTCCAGAGGAGCCCAAAGTTTCGAAACGAGCAGCAgagaaggaggcgaagaaggcagcGGCACgcgcgaagaaggaggccTCAAAATCTGCTGCTCCGAACACAACAGCTGCGGTGCCCAGCAAGCCAGCAGAAGCGGTCGACCCTTTCAAGACTGGATGGCTGAAGGGTGTATACAATGAGAAGCCGGTCACCGATGTGGTCACGCGATTCCCGCCAGAGCCCAATGGGTACCTCCACATTGGCCATGCGAAAGCGATCACGGTGAGCTTTGGCTTCGCCAAGTCATACGGCGGCCAGTGCAACCTCCGATTCGACGATACCAATCCGGCgaaagaggaggagcagTTCTTCACCAGCATCAAGGACATGGTATCGTGGTTGGGCTTCAAGCCCGCGCGAGTGACCTACAGTTCGGACGAATTCGATCAATTGTACGAACTGGCAGAGGAGTTGATTCGTCGGGACAAGGCATACGTCTGCTTTTGTTCAGCAGCTGAGGTCAAGGCGAGACGAGGCGGACCAGAGCATGGTCCGAGGAGTGTATGTGCAGACTGGTCAGCGAGTCCGGACACCAACCTTGCGGAGTTTCGAAAGATGCGGGACGGCGACTATGAGGCTGGCACGGCACATCTTCGCATGAAGCAATATCTGGGCACATCG AATCCTGCAATGTGGGATGTTGCGGCATACCGAGTCAAGAAGGAGAACTATCATCATCGGACGGGAGTGAAATGGAAGATCTACCCCACATACGAGTTTACACACTGTCTGGTCGATTCATTCGAGGGCATCACACACAGTCTCTGCACGGTGGAGTTCGAGACACTACGGCCCGCTTACAATTGGCTACTCGAGGCTCTGGACCACAAGCTACCCGGTAGTGACGAGAAAGGCCCGATGCAGAGGGAGTACGGCAGACTCAACGTGGAAGGTACTATTCTGTCAAAGCGAAGGATTGCTATGCTTGTGAACG CGGGCGCTCGCTCAATACCTCCGGTCGTACGTGACTGGAACGACCCTCGGCTGTTCACACTCGTGGCCCTCCGTCGACGTGGTGTTCCGCCGGGCGCTCTCAAGAAGTTCGTCCTTGATCTGGGAGTGACAAAAGCGAATGCCAACACCATGACACACAACCTCGACGCGACGATTCGGACATACCTTGAACGCACGGTACCACGACTCATGCTAGTACTGGATCCGATCAAAGTCGTGATCGAGAATCTAGCAGACGACTATCTCGAAGAGCGCGAGGTGCCGTTTGACCCTAAAGATCCAGCGAAGGGTTCCCACAAGGTTCCTTTCACAAAGGTCATTTACATCGACCGTGACGACTTccgcgaggaggacgatccCGACTTTTTCCGTTTGGCCCCTGGCAAGAGTGTTGGCCTCCTGCACGCCGAGCATCCTCTCCGCTGTCTCTCGTTTTCAAAAAACGCTGCCACGGGCAAAGTGGCGGAGATTAAGGCAGAGTATGGCTCTTCTGTCCCAGCTGGCAAGGCTCGCATCCATTGGGTCGGCGAATCAGCCTCGCACAAGTCCCCGGTCCGGGCTGAATGTCGACTGTTCAACCCGTTGTTCAAGACACCGAAGCCCAACGAGCTGGATTGGAAGACTGGCGGCTACTATGACAACGTGAACCCTGACTCCGAAGTCGTTTTCGCCGATGCCATGGTCGAGTGCGGATTCCGCGAAATTCAGGAGCGGGCACCCTGGCCAAAGACAGATGGTGAGACGACCGCCAATGCGGATAAGAGCAGCGTGCGCTTCCAGGGTCTCAGGACTGCATATTTCGCGGAGGACAGCGATTCCACCGCGGACAAGGTCGTCCTGAATCGCATTGTGACGCTCAAGGAGGATGCGGGCAAGAAGGCGTAG